A genomic region of Pseudoxanthomonas suwonensis contains the following coding sequences:
- the rbfA gene encoding 30S ribosome-binding factor RbfA, which yields MPTKSFHRTDRVSAQLRRELGTLVHEAVREHGLPSVSVSDVEVSRDLAHAKVFVTALLPERSAEAVKALKELAKVLRTELARRVKLRHVPELHFHYDDSVDRGERIEALLKENPPSGSDS from the coding sequence ATGCCGACCAAGTCCTTCCACCGCACCGATCGGGTCTCGGCGCAGCTGCGCCGAGAGCTGGGCACGCTGGTGCACGAGGCCGTGCGCGAACACGGACTGCCGTCGGTCAGCGTCTCCGACGTCGAGGTCAGCCGCGACCTGGCCCACGCCAAGGTGTTCGTCACCGCGCTGCTGCCGGAACGCTCGGCCGAGGCGGTGAAGGCGCTGAAGGAGCTGGCCAAGGTGCTGCGGACCGAGCTGGCCCGCCGGGTCAAGCTGCGCCACGTCCCCGAGCTGCACTTCCACTACGACGATTCGGTCGACCGCGGCGAGCGCATCGAAGCGCTGCTGAAGGAGAACCCGCCCTCCGGTTCCGATTCGTAG
- the truB gene encoding tRNA pseudouridine(55) synthase TruB — MNSPRRFRPLDGILLLDKPAGMSSNAALQAARRLFRAEKGGHTGSLDPLATGLLPLCFGEATKLAGLLLGSDKAYEAGIVLGATTDTDDADGQVLRQRPMPALDRAVLEAALAPFTGVLQQRAPVYSALKQGGEPLYARARRGEAIEAPVREVVVQAIELLDFGPDRLRLRVTCGSGTYIRSLARDLGEVLGCGAHIASLRRLWVDPFRQPRMRTLEELAALAHTGGEAALDACLLPLAAGLADFPRVELAPAEAVRFGQGQRLRGPWPPADPAGVFGLDGAPLGLARVDADGRLSPQRLFRAVA, encoded by the coding sequence ATGAATTCCCCACGACGCTTCCGCCCCCTCGACGGCATCCTCCTGCTCGACAAGCCGGCCGGGATGAGCTCCAACGCCGCCCTGCAGGCGGCGCGGCGCCTGTTCCGCGCCGAGAAGGGCGGCCATACCGGCAGCCTGGATCCGCTGGCCACCGGCCTGCTGCCGCTGTGCTTCGGCGAGGCGACCAAGCTGGCCGGCCTGCTGCTGGGCTCGGACAAGGCCTACGAGGCCGGGATCGTGCTCGGCGCGACCACCGATACCGACGACGCCGACGGCCAGGTCCTGCGCCAGCGGCCGATGCCGGCGCTTGACCGCGCCGTGCTTGAGGCCGCGCTGGCCCCGTTCACCGGCGTCCTGCAGCAACGTGCCCCGGTCTATTCGGCGCTCAAGCAGGGCGGCGAGCCGCTGTACGCCCGTGCCCGGCGCGGGGAAGCGATCGAGGCGCCGGTGCGCGAGGTCGTGGTCCAGGCCATCGAACTGCTCGACTTCGGCCCGGACCGCCTGCGCCTGCGGGTGACCTGCGGCAGCGGCACCTACATCCGCAGCCTGGCCCGCGACCTGGGCGAGGTGCTGGGCTGCGGGGCGCACATCGCCAGCCTGCGCCGGCTCTGGGTCGATCCGTTCAGGCAGCCGCGGATGCGTACCCTGGAAGAGCTGGCGGCGCTGGCCCATACCGGTGGCGAAGCGGCGCTGGATGCCTGCCTGCTGCCGCTGGCGGCGGGACTGGCCGACTTTCCCCGGGTCGAGCTGGCGCCGGCCGAGGCGGTCCGCTTCGGCCAGGGGCAGCGCCTGCGGGGGCCCTGGCCGCCCGCCGATCCGGCCGGCGTGTTCGGCCTGGACGGGGCGCCGCTGGGACTGGCCCGGGTCGACGCCGACGGGCGGCTGTCGCCACAGCGCCTGTTCCGGGCCGTGGCCTGA
- the rpsO gene encoding 30S ribosomal protein S15: MSIDTQKIIADNARGTNDTGSPEVQVALLTGRIEQLTEHFKTHKKDHHSRRGLLQLVNRRRSLLDYLKRKDNERYKALIEKLGLRR, translated from the coding sequence ATGTCCATCGACACCCAGAAGATCATCGCCGACAACGCGCGCGGCACCAACGACACCGGTTCCCCGGAAGTCCAGGTCGCCCTGCTGACCGGCCGCATCGAGCAGCTGACCGAGCACTTCAAGACCCACAAGAAGGACCACCACAGCCGTCGTGGCCTGCTGCAGCTGGTCAACCGCCGCCGCAGCCTGCTCGACTACCTCAAGCGCAAGGACAACGAGCGCTACAAGGCCCTGATCGAGAAGCTCGGCCTGCGTCGCTGA
- the pnp gene encoding polyribonucleotide nucleotidyltransferase, with protein sequence MAKITKTFQYGKHQVTLETGEVARQAGGAVVVKFDDTVLLVTAVAAKSAREGQDFFPLTVDYQEKFYAGGRIPGGFFKREGRATEKETLISRLIDRPLRPLFPEEFRNEVQVIATVMSLNPEVDGDIPALIGASAAVALTGAPFNGPIGAAKVGYINGEYVLNPTVSELKTSKLELVVAGTANAVLMVESEAAELSEEVMLGAVMFGHREMQKVIAVINELVAEAGKPKWDWQPPAKNEGLIAALRHAVGDSLAGAFQVRDKLERRDTISSLKKAILGTLAPEAESNAWSPGELSKEFSEQEYQTMRNSVLKTKVRIDGRALDEVRPITSKVSVLPRVHGSSLFTRGETQAIVAVTLGTARDGQVIDAVAGEYKDHFLFHYNFPPYSVGEAGRMMGPKRREIGHGRLAKRGVLAVMPTMEAFPYTIRVVSEITESNGSSSMASVCGSSLALMDAGVPIKAPVAGIAMGLVKEGDDFVVLSDILGDEDHLGDMDFKVAGTAEGVSALQMDIKIEGITEEIMKQALSQAKAGRLHILGEMANALTSPRQELSEFAPRLITIKIHPDKIREVIGKGGSVIQAITKETGTQIDIQDDGTITIASVNGAAGQAAKARIEQITSDVEPGRIYEGKVAKIMDFGAFVTILPGKDGLVHVSQISNDRVEKVSDALKEGDLVKVKVLEVDKQGRIRLSIKAVEEGEDVAG encoded by the coding sequence GTGGCAAAAATCACCAAAACCTTCCAGTACGGCAAGCACCAGGTCACCCTGGAAACCGGCGAAGTCGCCCGCCAGGCCGGCGGTGCCGTCGTCGTCAAGTTCGATGACACCGTGCTGCTGGTCACCGCCGTGGCGGCGAAGTCGGCCCGCGAAGGGCAGGACTTCTTCCCGCTGACGGTCGACTACCAGGAGAAGTTCTACGCCGGCGGCCGCATCCCGGGTGGCTTCTTCAAGCGCGAAGGTCGCGCGACCGAGAAGGAGACGCTGATCTCCCGCCTGATCGATCGCCCGCTGCGTCCGCTGTTCCCGGAAGAGTTCCGCAATGAAGTGCAGGTCATCGCCACGGTGATGTCGCTGAACCCGGAAGTCGACGGCGACATCCCGGCGCTGATCGGTGCTTCCGCCGCCGTCGCCCTGACCGGCGCGCCGTTCAACGGCCCGATCGGTGCCGCCAAGGTCGGCTACATCAACGGCGAATACGTGTTGAACCCGACCGTGAGCGAGCTGAAGACCTCCAAGCTGGAGCTCGTCGTCGCCGGCACCGCCAACGCCGTGCTGATGGTGGAATCCGAAGCCGCCGAGCTGTCGGAAGAGGTGATGCTGGGCGCGGTGATGTTCGGCCATCGCGAGATGCAGAAGGTCATCGCGGTCATCAACGAACTGGTCGCCGAAGCCGGCAAGCCGAAGTGGGACTGGCAGCCGCCGGCCAAGAACGAAGGCCTGATCGCAGCGCTGCGCCACGCCGTGGGCGACAGCCTGGCCGGCGCTTTCCAAGTGCGCGACAAGCTGGAGCGCCGCGACACCATCTCCAGCCTGAAGAAGGCCATCCTGGGCACGCTTGCGCCGGAAGCCGAAAGCAATGCCTGGAGCCCGGGCGAGCTGTCCAAGGAGTTCAGCGAGCAGGAATACCAGACCATGCGCAACTCGGTCCTCAAGACCAAGGTCCGCATCGATGGCCGTGCGCTGGACGAAGTGCGTCCGATCACCTCCAAGGTCAGCGTGCTGCCGCGCGTGCACGGCTCTTCGCTGTTCACCCGCGGTGAAACGCAGGCGATCGTGGCCGTGACCCTGGGCACCGCGCGCGATGGCCAGGTCATCGACGCCGTCGCCGGCGAGTACAAGGACCACTTCCTGTTCCACTACAACTTCCCGCCCTATTCGGTGGGCGAAGCCGGCCGCATGATGGGCCCGAAGCGCCGCGAGATCGGCCACGGCCGCCTCGCCAAGCGCGGCGTGCTGGCGGTGATGCCGACCATGGAAGCCTTCCCGTACACGATCCGCGTGGTCTCGGAAATCACCGAGTCCAACGGTTCCTCGTCGATGGCCTCGGTCTGCGGCAGCTCGCTGGCGCTGATGGATGCCGGCGTGCCGATCAAGGCGCCGGTGGCGGGCATCGCGATGGGCCTGGTGAAGGAAGGCGACGACTTCGTGGTGCTGTCGGACATCCTGGGCGATGAAGACCACCTGGGCGACATGGACTTCAAGGTCGCCGGCACCGCCGAGGGCGTGTCCGCCCTGCAGATGGACATCAAGATCGAAGGCATCACCGAAGAGATCATGAAGCAGGCGCTGTCGCAGGCGAAGGCCGGCCGACTGCACATCCTCGGCGAGATGGCCAATGCATTGACGTCGCCGCGCCAGGAGCTGAGCGAGTTCGCGCCGCGCCTGATCACCATCAAGATCCACCCCGACAAGATCCGCGAAGTGATCGGCAAGGGCGGTTCGGTGATCCAGGCCATCACCAAGGAAACCGGCACCCAGATCGACATCCAGGACGACGGCACCATCACCATCGCCTCGGTCAACGGTGCCGCCGGCCAGGCCGCCAAGGCCCGCATCGAGCAGATCACGTCCGACGTCGAGCCGGGCCGGATCTACGAGGGCAAGGTCGCCAAGATCATGGACTTCGGTGCCTTCGTCACCATCCT